From Bos mutus isolate GX-2022 chromosome 5, NWIPB_WYAK_1.1, whole genome shotgun sequence, one genomic window encodes:
- the CCDC77 gene encoding coiled-coil domain-containing protein 77 isoform X1 has protein sequence MNFTPTQSPVCRKPAAVHKHEAASSFSSPTRWKGVSFSDSVQSTPLPSVEDRLAVLCPSQELLEYYQKKMSECEAENEDLLKKLELYREACEGQHKLEWDLQQREEEIAELQKALSDMQVCLFQEREHVLRLYSENDRLRIRELEDKKKIQNLLALVGTDTGEVTYFYKEPPNKVSILQKTVQPVEVREKNESSALRADSKGSRRKSAGREKEVSTGLHQRDVQTLALQVEALQAQLEEQTRLSREQVAGLMEERRICVEEVQVHQQRSRDRITELTRSLHHTQELLYESTKDFLQLRFENQNKEKSWMLEKDHLMSKIKEYRMQCKKKEEKMGKIWLVHESHHNQNEYIKSLKDKLIQERRLSSMYQEQCISLEEELARIREEEGARREIFKDRTSKMGRRLQAMTKRYEALETRRVLEVEGFKTDIKILRQKLKDVEQILYKATLNAQANQDLAILCEVRDSNRLAHKIQGELRNLKSKVFGLENELRLC, from the exons GCCTGCAGCTGTCCACAAGCATGAGGCTGCCAGCAGCTTTAGCAGCCCCACCAGGTGGAAGGGTGTGTCCTTCTCCGATTCTGTACAGTCGACTCCCCTGCCTTCGGTGGAGGATCGCTTGGCTGTCCTCTGTCCGTCTCAGGAGCTTCTGGAGTATTATCAGAAGAAGATGTCTGAGTGTGAGGCAGAGAACGAGGActtgctgaagaagctggagcTGTACAGGGAAGCGTGCGAGGGGCAG cATAAACTGGAATGGGATTTGcagcagagggaggaagagattGCTGAGCTGCAGAAAGCTCTGAGTGACATGCAGGTCTGCCTCTTCCAGGAGCGAGAGCACGTCCTACGTCTCTACTCAGAAAACGACCGCCTAAGAATCAG GGAGCTAGAAGACAAGAAGAAGATTCAGAATCTCTTGGCTCTTGTGGGAACAGACACTGGAGAAGTGACCTATTTTTATAAGGAGCCTCCCAACAAA GTCAGCATTCTCCAGAAGACTGTCCAGCCTGTAGAAGTACGTGAAAAGAATGAGTCTTCAGCTCTCAGAGCAG ACTCTAAAGGCAGCAGGAGGAAATCagcagggagagaaaaggaggtgAGCACTGGGCTGCATCAGAGAGACGTCCAGACCCTCGCCCTCCAG GTGGAGGCGCTGCAGGCGCAGCTGGAGGAGCAGACTCGGCTCTCACGGGAGCAGGTGGCAGGGCTCATGGAGGAGAGGCGGATCTGCGTCGAGGAAGTGCAGGTTCATCAGCAGAGAAGCCGGGACAGAATCACAGAGCTCACCAGAAG TCTCCACCACACCCAGGAGCTGCTCTACGAGAGCACCAAAGACTTTCTGCAACTCAGATTTGAAAACCAAAATAAGGAGAAGTCCTGGATGCTTGAAAAGGATCACTTGATGTCAAAGATTAAGGAATACAGGATGCAGtgtaagaagaaagaagagaaaatggggaaaatatggcTAGTTCACGAGAGTCATCACAaccaaaatgaatatattaag TCCCTAAAGGATAAGCTCATACAAGAGAGAAGGCTGTCCAGCATGTACCAAGAGCAGTGCATTTCCCTGGAAGAAGAGCTGGCCCGGATTCGTGAGGAGGAAGGAGCAAGGAGAGAGATCTTTAAG GACCGCACCAGCAAGATGGGGAGACGCCTGCAGGCCATGACTAAGCGCTACGAGGCCTTGGAGACCCGGCGTGTCTTAGAGGTAGAAGGCTTTAAGACAGACATTAAGATTCTCCGGCAAAAACTAAAAGACGTGGAGCAGATACTCTATAAG GCCACACTCAACGCCCAGGCAAACCAGGATCTTGCCATTCTGTGTGAGGTTCGTGATAGCAATCGACTGGCACACAAGATACAGGG
- the CCDC77 gene encoding coiled-coil domain-containing protein 77 isoform X2 gives MGHSEDTGCIAQSPQSGPRGSPAFKMEPVLSVSSFNGTMTPQHKLEWDLQQREEEIAELQKALSDMQVCLFQEREHVLRLYSENDRLRIRELEDKKKIQNLLALVGTDTGEVTYFYKEPPNKVSILQKTVQPVEVREKNESSALRADSKGSRRKSAGREKEVSTGLHQRDVQTLALQVEALQAQLEEQTRLSREQVAGLMEERRICVEEVQVHQQRSRDRITELTRSLHHTQELLYESTKDFLQLRFENQNKEKSWMLEKDHLMSKIKEYRMQCKKKEEKMGKIWLVHESHHNQNEYIKSLKDKLIQERRLSSMYQEQCISLEEELARIREEEGARREIFKDRTSKMGRRLQAMTKRYEALETRRVLEVEGFKTDIKILRQKLKDVEQILYKATLNAQANQDLAILCEVRDSNRLAHKIQGELRNLKSKVFGLENELRLC, from the exons ATGGGCCACTCAGAAG atactggttgtatagctcaaagtccacagtccggcccaagaggcagtcctgctttcaagatggagcctgttctgtctgtttcctctttcAACGGGACAATGACACCCCAG cATAAACTGGAATGGGATTTGcagcagagggaggaagagattGCTGAGCTGCAGAAAGCTCTGAGTGACATGCAGGTCTGCCTCTTCCAGGAGCGAGAGCACGTCCTACGTCTCTACTCAGAAAACGACCGCCTAAGAATCAG GGAGCTAGAAGACAAGAAGAAGATTCAGAATCTCTTGGCTCTTGTGGGAACAGACACTGGAGAAGTGACCTATTTTTATAAGGAGCCTCCCAACAAA GTCAGCATTCTCCAGAAGACTGTCCAGCCTGTAGAAGTACGTGAAAAGAATGAGTCTTCAGCTCTCAGAGCAG ACTCTAAAGGCAGCAGGAGGAAATCagcagggagagaaaaggaggtgAGCACTGGGCTGCATCAGAGAGACGTCCAGACCCTCGCCCTCCAG GTGGAGGCGCTGCAGGCGCAGCTGGAGGAGCAGACTCGGCTCTCACGGGAGCAGGTGGCAGGGCTCATGGAGGAGAGGCGGATCTGCGTCGAGGAAGTGCAGGTTCATCAGCAGAGAAGCCGGGACAGAATCACAGAGCTCACCAGAAG TCTCCACCACACCCAGGAGCTGCTCTACGAGAGCACCAAAGACTTTCTGCAACTCAGATTTGAAAACCAAAATAAGGAGAAGTCCTGGATGCTTGAAAAGGATCACTTGATGTCAAAGATTAAGGAATACAGGATGCAGtgtaagaagaaagaagagaaaatggggaaaatatggcTAGTTCACGAGAGTCATCACAaccaaaatgaatatattaag TCCCTAAAGGATAAGCTCATACAAGAGAGAAGGCTGTCCAGCATGTACCAAGAGCAGTGCATTTCCCTGGAAGAAGAGCTGGCCCGGATTCGTGAGGAGGAAGGAGCAAGGAGAGAGATCTTTAAG GACCGCACCAGCAAGATGGGGAGACGCCTGCAGGCCATGACTAAGCGCTACGAGGCCTTGGAGACCCGGCGTGTCTTAGAGGTAGAAGGCTTTAAGACAGACATTAAGATTCTCCGGCAAAAACTAAAAGACGTGGAGCAGATACTCTATAAG GCCACACTCAACGCCCAGGCAAACCAGGATCTTGCCATTCTGTGTGAGGTTCGTGATAGCAATCGACTGGCACACAAGATACAGGG
- the CCDC77 gene encoding coiled-coil domain-containing protein 77 isoform X3 produces the protein MEPVLSVSSFNGTMTPQHKLEWDLQQREEEIAELQKALSDMQVCLFQEREHVLRLYSENDRLRIRELEDKKKIQNLLALVGTDTGEVTYFYKEPPNKVSILQKTVQPVEVREKNESSALRADSKGSRRKSAGREKEVSTGLHQRDVQTLALQVEALQAQLEEQTRLSREQVAGLMEERRICVEEVQVHQQRSRDRITELTRSLHHTQELLYESTKDFLQLRFENQNKEKSWMLEKDHLMSKIKEYRMQCKKKEEKMGKIWLVHESHHNQNEYIKSLKDKLIQERRLSSMYQEQCISLEEELARIREEEGARREIFKDRTSKMGRRLQAMTKRYEALETRRVLEVEGFKTDIKILRQKLKDVEQILYKATLNAQANQDLAILCEVRDSNRLAHKIQGELRNLKSKVFGLENELRLC, from the exons atggagcctgttctgtctgtttcctctttcAACGGGACAATGACACCCCAG cATAAACTGGAATGGGATTTGcagcagagggaggaagagattGCTGAGCTGCAGAAAGCTCTGAGTGACATGCAGGTCTGCCTCTTCCAGGAGCGAGAGCACGTCCTACGTCTCTACTCAGAAAACGACCGCCTAAGAATCAG GGAGCTAGAAGACAAGAAGAAGATTCAGAATCTCTTGGCTCTTGTGGGAACAGACACTGGAGAAGTGACCTATTTTTATAAGGAGCCTCCCAACAAA GTCAGCATTCTCCAGAAGACTGTCCAGCCTGTAGAAGTACGTGAAAAGAATGAGTCTTCAGCTCTCAGAGCAG ACTCTAAAGGCAGCAGGAGGAAATCagcagggagagaaaaggaggtgAGCACTGGGCTGCATCAGAGAGACGTCCAGACCCTCGCCCTCCAG GTGGAGGCGCTGCAGGCGCAGCTGGAGGAGCAGACTCGGCTCTCACGGGAGCAGGTGGCAGGGCTCATGGAGGAGAGGCGGATCTGCGTCGAGGAAGTGCAGGTTCATCAGCAGAGAAGCCGGGACAGAATCACAGAGCTCACCAGAAG TCTCCACCACACCCAGGAGCTGCTCTACGAGAGCACCAAAGACTTTCTGCAACTCAGATTTGAAAACCAAAATAAGGAGAAGTCCTGGATGCTTGAAAAGGATCACTTGATGTCAAAGATTAAGGAATACAGGATGCAGtgtaagaagaaagaagagaaaatggggaaaatatggcTAGTTCACGAGAGTCATCACAaccaaaatgaatatattaag TCCCTAAAGGATAAGCTCATACAAGAGAGAAGGCTGTCCAGCATGTACCAAGAGCAGTGCATTTCCCTGGAAGAAGAGCTGGCCCGGATTCGTGAGGAGGAAGGAGCAAGGAGAGAGATCTTTAAG GACCGCACCAGCAAGATGGGGAGACGCCTGCAGGCCATGACTAAGCGCTACGAGGCCTTGGAGACCCGGCGTGTCTTAGAGGTAGAAGGCTTTAAGACAGACATTAAGATTCTCCGGCAAAAACTAAAAGACGTGGAGCAGATACTCTATAAG GCCACACTCAACGCCCAGGCAAACCAGGATCTTGCCATTCTGTGTGAGGTTCGTGATAGCAATCGACTGGCACACAAGATACAGGG